One Halobacterium zhouii genomic region harbors:
- a CDS encoding ABC1 kinase family protein, with product MALLRSYRRFVVVAWQFLPLVWGYLRDRRRFVLFGGQRRVTSETRVERAQRLLDSLLTLGPTFIKLGQLLSTRPDVLPPEYVDVLTELQDRVPPADWVDARVVLEEELGPVEDAFDDFDTDPVSGASLGQVYTAEVDGERVAVKVRRPGIEELVEADLRVIRWTVPLIARFVGESRAFSLENLTDEFAKTIREEMDYVREAEMLSEIGANFADDPNVVVPEVYETHSGGRVLTMQYIPGTKISDVDTLDEQGVDRSAVAETVERAYLKMIIDDGVFHADPHPGNLAVQSDGTVVFYDFGMSGRVDEHVQNTIVEFYVAVANQDIDAILDALIDMGTLSPEADRATMAEVMELAIQDARGENIETYRVQQIVGKVEDTIYEFPLRLPSNLALVLRVATVVEGVCVTLDEEFDFISVATEYLTEQGYREESIRQFATETAEDVRESAQSTIRLAPKIERALDRVDRDDFYVRADIEDGDGVVDRLARRIVLGLVLATSVPTTALLYVTADLAATGVSAAFTLLVAAALYRSFKERRGIRATPQFTRQNLRERRRE from the coding sequence GTGGCGCTGCTCCGGTCGTATCGACGCTTCGTCGTCGTCGCCTGGCAGTTCCTGCCGCTCGTCTGGGGCTACCTGCGGGACCGCCGGCGGTTCGTGTTGTTCGGCGGCCAGCGTCGAGTCACCAGCGAGACGCGCGTCGAGCGCGCCCAACGCCTGCTCGACTCGCTTTTGACCCTCGGCCCGACGTTCATCAAACTCGGACAGTTGCTCTCCACGCGCCCGGACGTGCTCCCGCCGGAGTACGTCGACGTGCTCACGGAACTCCAGGACCGCGTGCCGCCCGCGGACTGGGTGGACGCGAGGGTCGTCCTCGAGGAGGAACTCGGCCCCGTCGAGGACGCCTTCGACGACTTCGACACTGACCCCGTCAGCGGCGCGAGTCTCGGGCAGGTGTACACCGCCGAGGTGGACGGCGAGCGCGTCGCCGTGAAGGTGCGGCGGCCCGGCATCGAGGAGCTCGTGGAGGCGGACCTCCGCGTCATCCGGTGGACGGTGCCACTCATCGCGCGATTCGTCGGCGAATCGCGGGCGTTCAGCCTGGAGAACCTCACCGACGAGTTCGCGAAGACCATCCGCGAGGAGATGGACTACGTCCGGGAGGCCGAGATGCTCTCGGAGATCGGGGCGAACTTCGCGGACGACCCGAACGTCGTCGTCCCGGAGGTGTACGAGACCCACTCGGGTGGCCGCGTGCTCACCATGCAGTACATCCCGGGCACGAAGATATCGGACGTTGACACACTCGACGAGCAGGGCGTCGACCGCTCGGCGGTCGCCGAGACCGTCGAGCGCGCGTACCTCAAGATGATCATCGACGACGGCGTGTTCCACGCCGACCCCCACCCCGGGAACCTCGCGGTACAGTCCGATGGCACCGTCGTCTTCTACGACTTCGGGATGAGCGGCCGGGTCGACGAGCACGTCCAGAACACCATCGTGGAGTTCTACGTCGCGGTCGCCAACCAGGACATCGACGCCATCCTGGACGCGCTCATCGACATGGGGACCCTCTCCCCGGAGGCTGACCGCGCGACGATGGCGGAGGTGATGGAACTCGCCATCCAGGACGCGCGCGGGGAGAACATCGAGACGTACCGCGTCCAGCAGATCGTCGGGAAGGTCGAGGACACCATCTACGAGTTCCCGCTGCGTCTGCCGTCGAACCTCGCGCTCGTGTTGCGCGTCGCGACCGTCGTGGAGGGCGTCTGCGTGACCCTCGACGAGGAGTTCGACTTCATCTCGGTGGCGACCGAGTACCTCACCGAGCAGGGCTACCGCGAGGAGTCCATCCGGCAGTTCGCCACCGAGACCGCCGAGGACGTCCGCGAGTCCGCCCAGTCGACGATCCGCCTCGCGCCCAAAATCGAACGCGCCCTCGACCGCGTGGACCGCGACGACTTCTACGTGCGCGCCGACATCGAGGACGGCGACGGCGTCGTCGACCGCCTCGCTCGCCGCATCGTCCTGGGTCTCGTGCTCGCGACGAGCGTGCCGACGACCGCGCTACTGTACGTCACCGCGGACCTCGCGGCCACCGGCGTCTCCGCAGCGTTCACGCTGCTCGTCGCGGCGGCGCTCTACCGGTCGTTCAAGGAGCGCCGCGGCATCCGGGCGACTCCGCAGTTCACGCGCCAGAATCTCCGAGAGCGCCGGCGGGAATAA
- a CDS encoding translation initiation factor IF-5A, with protein MAKEQKEVRELQEGNYVIVEEAACKINSYSTAKPGKHGSAKARIDAEGVFDEKKRSLSQPVDAKIWVPIIGRKQGQIVSKESETVAQVMDLDTYETVTMEIPGDIDVQADDNIEYLEFEGQRKILD; from the coding sequence ATGGCGAAAGAGCAGAAGGAAGTGCGCGAACTGCAGGAAGGCAACTACGTCATAGTCGAGGAGGCCGCCTGCAAGATCAACTCCTACAGCACCGCGAAGCCGGGCAAGCACGGTAGCGCGAAGGCCCGCATCGACGCGGAGGGCGTCTTCGACGAGAAGAAGCGCTCGCTCAGTCAGCCCGTCGACGCGAAGATCTGGGTGCCGATAATCGGCCGCAAGCAGGGCCAGATCGTCTCCAAGGAGTCTGAGACCGTCGCGCAGGTCATGGACCTCGACACCTACGAGACGGTGACGATGGAGATCCCCGGAGACATCGACGTGCAGGCCGACGACAACATCGAGTACCTCGAGTTCGAAGGCCAGCGGAAGATCCTCGACTAA